Proteins encoded together in one Pseudomonas sp. ADAK13 window:
- a CDS encoding TerB family tellurite resistance protein — translation MLWPGTLIGAGAGFAIASIPGAMLGALLGQALDRRLELQSWAQLRERLGGRPALRNDELLFVLLGRLAKSNGRVVDGHIQQARQEMRSLDMAEPAQRRAIAAFNRGKSGSDRVRSYLGVLKAQPHAAEGVLRACWRMAWADGKASTAERELIEQWGKWLGWTVQQIQALAADYEPERKPLANRGGAYQEALRILGVTATTEPSVIKRAYRRLLSRHHPDKIAGSGASPAQVREATERTRELHNAYALIRERRDFR, via the coding sequence ATGTTGTGGCCAGGGACTCTGATTGGAGCCGGGGCGGGCTTTGCCATTGCCAGCATTCCGGGGGCCATGTTGGGCGCACTGCTGGGCCAGGCGCTGGACCGGCGCCTGGAGCTGCAAAGCTGGGCGCAATTGCGTGAGCGCCTCGGCGGTCGGCCGGCGCTGCGTAACGATGAATTACTGTTCGTGTTGCTGGGCCGCCTGGCCAAGAGCAATGGCCGGGTAGTGGACGGGCATATCCAGCAGGCGCGTCAGGAAATGCGCTCGCTGGACATGGCCGAGCCGGCCCAGCGCCGCGCCATTGCCGCGTTCAATCGCGGCAAGTCCGGCTCGGACCGGGTGCGCAGTTATTTGGGCGTGCTCAAGGCCCAACCCCATGCAGCGGAAGGCGTGCTGCGTGCCTGTTGGCGCATGGCCTGGGCGGACGGCAAGGCCAGTACTGCCGAGCGCGAATTGATTGAGCAATGGGGCAAATGGTTGGGGTGGACGGTCCAGCAGATCCAGGCACTGGCCGCTGACTACGAGCCTGAGCGCAAGCCATTGGCCAATCGCGGTGGAGCGTATCAGGAAGCGCTGCGGATTCTGGGGGTGACCGCCACCACCGAGCCGTCAGTGATCAAGCGCGCGTACCGGCGCCTGCTCAGCCGGCATCACCCGGACAAGATTGCCGGCAGTGGCGCCAGCCCGGCCCAAGTGCGCGAGGCGACCGAACGTACCCGGGAGTTGCATAACGCCTATGCGCTGATTCGCGAACGGCGGGACTTTCGCTAA
- a CDS encoding LPS-assembly protein LptD produces MALKSPAFRRKFPLLVTGSLLAMQPFATSFVVAAEQYDCSVSASGAWDCAPKTAAAPLPPRPVHDGSAVSSASGTPQGESAGGAEAVPQTALVTEAKGRGLRSRSADYSHLDWVPREKLTAAQLAETGPYCSGAYIEPIRPGMNDKTNKSDAPTFIGAKASRYEQEQQIASLAGDVVMRQGSMQVEADEANLYQAENRGELNGNVRLRDNGALLVGDHAEVQLDTGAAKVDNAEYVMHKSRIRGNALYAKRAENAIIRLKDGTYTTCEPNSNAWQLKGNNITLNPATGFGTATNVTLRVKDIPILYTPYIYFPIDNRRQSGFLPPSFSTGGETGFTLVTPYYFNLAPNYDATLYPQYMTKRGLLMEGEFRYLTKSSEGQFGGAYLNDDSDERKLQTDYEKTRYMLNWQHKGGLDSRVLTQVDYTNISDPYYFQDLKSYQEGIKTQDYVNQQGSVTYRGDTFQAKLNLQAYQLATISQITPYDRLPQITFNGALPYHPGGLNFTYETEAVRFERDLQNGTFTDENGLTTNRLDTFVTGLTRANGTRLNVAPAVDYPINWTYGFVTPKLKYVYTKYDLDLDSIGKNSLAAGDEFKSSQDRAVPIASIDSGLYFDRTTNWFGKDYRQTLEPRAYYLYVPNKDQSDIPVFDTSEYSFSYASLFRDNRFSGSDRIGDENKLSLGVTSRWIEDNGFERQRVSVGQALYFKDREVQLPGILAADRADAQSDVSPIALDYEFRFNRDWRATADYNWDTESHSPRSGSAMFHYQPEDNPNKVINVGYRYRNDQVVYNQLTGKWQFGGDYGQPGDPNFVKDYYKIQQHDFSMMWPIVPQWNLITRWQYDYARNRTLEAFGGFEYDNCCWKLRVINRYWVSNDEYSQIAPLNEKGDHGLFFQVVLKGLGGLTGAKVESFLDKGIEGYREREDQAF; encoded by the coding sequence ATGGCATTGAAATCCCCCGCGTTTCGTAGAAAATTTCCGTTGCTGGTAACCGGCAGTCTGCTGGCCATGCAACCTTTCGCCACCTCATTCGTGGTCGCCGCGGAACAGTATGACTGCTCAGTCTCTGCTTCGGGTGCCTGGGATTGCGCGCCGAAGACGGCCGCAGCCCCGCTGCCACCACGCCCGGTGCATGACGGCAGCGCCGTCAGCTCCGCCAGCGGCACGCCGCAAGGCGAGTCTGCCGGTGGTGCCGAAGCCGTGCCGCAGACCGCACTGGTCACCGAAGCCAAGGGCCGGGGCCTGCGTTCGCGCAGCGCCGACTACAGCCACCTGGACTGGGTCCCTCGCGAGAAGCTCACCGCGGCGCAACTGGCCGAAACCGGCCCGTATTGCTCCGGCGCGTACATCGAGCCGATTCGTCCTGGCATGAACGACAAGACGAACAAGAGCGACGCACCGACCTTCATCGGTGCCAAGGCCTCTCGTTACGAGCAGGAACAACAGATTGCCTCCCTGGCCGGTGACGTCGTCATGCGCCAGGGCAGCATGCAGGTCGAGGCCGACGAGGCCAACCTGTACCAGGCCGAGAACCGTGGCGAGCTGAACGGCAACGTCCGTCTGCGCGACAACGGCGCCCTGCTGGTGGGCGACCACGCCGAAGTCCAACTGGACACCGGCGCCGCCAAGGTCGACAACGCCGAATACGTGATGCACAAATCGCGCATCCGCGGCAACGCGCTGTACGCCAAGCGTGCAGAGAACGCGATCATCCGTCTCAAGGACGGTACGTACACCACCTGTGAGCCGAACAGCAACGCCTGGCAGCTCAAGGGCAACAACATCACGCTCAACCCGGCTACCGGTTTCGGTACCGCGACCAACGTGACGTTGCGCGTGAAGGACATTCCGATCCTTTACACCCCGTACATCTATTTCCCGATCGACAACCGTCGTCAATCCGGCTTCCTGCCGCCGAGCTTCAGCACCGGCGGCGAGACTGGCTTCACGTTGGTTACGCCGTACTACTTCAACCTGGCGCCGAACTACGACGCCACGTTGTACCCGCAATACATGACCAAGCGCGGCCTGTTGATGGAAGGCGAGTTCCGCTACCTCACCAAGTCCAGCGAAGGCCAGTTCGGCGGCGCGTACCTGAACGACGATAGCGACGAGCGCAAGCTCCAGACCGACTACGAAAAAACCCGCTACATGCTCAATTGGCAGCACAAGGGTGGGCTGGATTCGCGTGTACTGACCCAAGTCGACTACACCAACATCAGCGATCCTTATTACTTCCAGGATCTGAAGTCCTATCAGGAAGGGATCAAGACCCAGGACTACGTGAACCAGCAGGGTTCGGTGACCTATCGCGGTGATACCTTCCAGGCGAAGCTGAACCTGCAGGCGTACCAGCTGGCAACGATCTCCCAGATCACGCCGTATGACCGCTTGCCACAGATCACCTTTAATGGCGCACTGCCTTACCATCCGGGCGGGCTGAACTTTACTTACGAAACCGAAGCTGTCCGGTTCGAACGTGATTTGCAAAACGGAACGTTCACAGATGAAAATGGCTTGACGACAAATCGACTGGACACTTTCGTGACAGGCCTGACCCGTGCAAACGGTACTCGCCTTAACGTTGCTCCAGCTGTCGACTACCCAATAAACTGGACCTATGGTTTTGTTACGCCGAAGCTTAAATACGTCTATACCAAATACGATCTCGACCTCGACTCTATCGGTAAAAACAGTCTAGCTGCCGGCGATGAGTTTAAAAGCTCACAAGACCGTGCAGTTCCGATTGCCAGTATCGACAGTGGCCTTTACTTCGACCGCACCACCAACTGGTTCGGCAAAGACTATCGTCAAACCCTGGAACCTCGTGCGTACTACTTGTACGTACCGAACAAGGACCAGAGCGATATCCCGGTATTCGATACCAGCGAATACTCGTTCAGCTACGCCTCACTGTTCCGCGACAATCGCTTCAGCGGCTCTGACCGTATAGGTGACGAGAACAAACTGTCCTTGGGCGTGACCAGCCGCTGGATCGAAGACAATGGCTTTGAACGTCAACGCGTCAGCGTTGGCCAGGCGTTGTATTTCAAGGATCGTGAAGTTCAACTGCCTGGCATCCTCGCAGCTGATCGTGCAGACGCACAGTCGGACGTATCGCCTATCGCCCTGGACTACGAGTTCCGCTTCAACCGCGACTGGCGTGCAACCGCCGATTACAACTGGGACACCGAAAGTCACAGCCCACGCTCCGGCAGCGCGATGTTCCACTATCAGCCGGAAGACAACCCGAACAAGGTTATCAACGTCGGCTACCGCTATCGCAACGACCAGGTGGTGTACAACCAGCTGACCGGCAAATGGCAGTTCGGTGGCGACTACGGGCAGCCAGGCGACCCGAACTTCGTGAAGGATTACTACAAAATCCAGCAACACGACTTCTCGATGATGTGGCCGATCGTTCCCCAGTGGAACCTGATCACCCGCTGGCAGTATGACTATGCCCGCAACCGTACCCTGGAAGCCTTCGGTGGTTTCGAGTACGACAACTGCTGCTGGAAACTGCGCGTCATCAACCGTTACTGGGTTTCCAACGACGAATACAGCCAGATCGCCCCGCTGAACGAAAAGGGTGACCACGGGCTCTTCTTCCAAGTCGTCCTTAAAGGACTCGGCGGCCTGACCGGCGCCAAGGTAGAGAGCTTCCTCGACAAAGGCATTGAAGGTTATCGTGAACGTGAAGACCAAGCTTTCTGA
- a CDS encoding peptidylprolyl isomerase, producing the protein MKTKLSDCLRPLMLGALFLGTAAAHAAVQPLDKVVAIVDNDVIMQSQLDQRVKEVQQTIAKRGGGVPPTSVLDQQVLERLIVENLQLQIGDRSGIRISDEELNQAVGTIAQRNNMSVDQFRAALAHDGLSYEDARDQIRREMIISRVRQRRVAERVQVSEQEVKNFLASDLGKMQLSEELHLANILIPTPDSANAEQLNAAAAKTQAIYDRLKQGADFAQMAIAQSGSDNALEGGDMGWRKAAQLPPPFDRELSAMEVGGITQPARTPGGFIILKLLGKRGGEEAQMKDEVHVRHILVKPSEIRTEAQTKELAQKLYDRIEAGEDFGELAKSYSEDPGSALNGGDLNWIDPKALVPEFQDVMAKTPQGVLSKPFKTQYGWHVLEVLGRRATDNTAQAREQQALTVLRNRKYDEELQTWLRQIRDEAYVENKLPGADQTGTDQAAQ; encoded by the coding sequence GTGAAGACCAAGCTTTCTGATTGTCTGCGCCCGCTGATGCTGGGCGCGCTGTTCCTGGGTACTGCCGCCGCTCACGCGGCGGTTCAACCGCTGGACAAGGTAGTGGCCATCGTCGATAACGACGTGATCATGCAGAGCCAACTGGACCAACGGGTCAAGGAAGTTCAGCAAACCATCGCCAAACGTGGCGGCGGCGTCCCCCCTACCAGCGTGCTGGACCAACAGGTGCTTGAGCGCCTGATCGTTGAAAACCTGCAACTGCAGATCGGCGATCGTTCCGGTATCCGTATCAGCGACGAAGAATTGAACCAGGCTGTCGGCACCATCGCCCAGCGCAACAACATGAGTGTTGATCAGTTCCGCGCCGCCCTGGCTCACGACGGCCTGTCCTATGAGGACGCCCGTGACCAGATTCGTCGCGAAATGATCATCAGCCGTGTGCGTCAGCGTCGTGTGGCCGAGCGGGTTCAGGTATCCGAGCAGGAAGTGAAGAACTTCCTGGCCTCTGACCTCGGCAAGATGCAGCTTTCCGAAGAGCTGCACCTGGCCAATATCCTGATCCCTACGCCAGACAGCGCGAATGCCGAACAGCTCAATGCTGCAGCGGCGAAAACCCAGGCTATCTATGACCGTCTCAAGCAAGGTGCTGACTTTGCGCAGATGGCTATTGCCCAGTCCGGCAGCGATAACGCCCTCGAAGGCGGTGACATGGGCTGGCGTAAAGCCGCGCAACTGCCACCTCCGTTCGACCGCGAGCTGAGCGCCATGGAAGTCGGTGGCATCACCCAACCGGCCCGTACGCCGGGCGGTTTCATCATCCTCAAGTTGCTCGGCAAGCGCGGTGGCGAAGAAGCCCAGATGAAGGACGAAGTTCACGTTCGTCACATCCTGGTCAAGCCAAGCGAGATCCGTACCGAAGCACAAACCAAGGAACTGGCGCAGAAGCTCTATGACCGCATCGAAGCGGGCGAAGACTTCGGCGAACTGGCCAAGAGCTACTCCGAAGACCCGGGTTCGGCGCTTAACGGCGGCGATTTGAACTGGATCGATCCGAAGGCACTGGTTCCAGAGTTCCAGGACGTCATGGCCAAGACTCCGCAAGGCGTACTGTCCAAGCCGTTCAAGACCCAATACGGCTGGCATGTGCTGGAAGTCCTTGGCCGTCGCGCCACTGACAACACCGCCCAGGCCCGCGAGCAACAAGCCCTGACCGTACTGCGTAACCGTAAGTACGATGAAGAGCTGCAGACCTGGTTGCGTCAGATCCGTGACGAAGCCTACGTAGAGAACAAGCTTCCTGGTGCCGACCAAACAGGCACCGACCAGGCAGCCCAGTGA
- the murU gene encoding N-acetylmuramate alpha-1-phosphate uridylyltransferase MurU encodes MKAMILAAGRGERMRPLTLHTPKPLIQAGGKRLIEYHLEALAKAGFTDIVINHAWLGQQIEGYLGDGSQYGVRIQYSAEGEPLETGGGIFKALPLLGDEPFLVVNGDIWTDYDFASLDRPLNGLAHLVMVDNPAHHPSGGDFYIKDGALHDAAPGADNLTFSGISVLDPKLFAGCSAGAFKLAPLLRDAMAKGLVTGEHMSGRWIDVGTLERLAQVETLLTAGH; translated from the coding sequence ATGAAGGCCATGATCCTGGCCGCCGGCAGAGGTGAGCGGATGCGTCCGCTCACCTTGCACACGCCCAAGCCGCTGATCCAGGCCGGCGGCAAGCGCCTGATCGAGTATCACCTTGAGGCGCTGGCGAAAGCGGGCTTTACCGATATCGTCATCAACCATGCCTGGCTCGGCCAGCAGATTGAAGGCTACCTGGGTGACGGTTCCCAGTATGGCGTACGCATCCAGTACTCGGCCGAAGGCGAACCCCTGGAAACCGGTGGCGGGATTTTCAAAGCCTTGCCGCTGCTGGGGGACGAACCGTTCCTGGTGGTCAATGGCGATATCTGGACCGACTACGACTTCGCCAGCCTTGACCGGCCATTGAACGGCCTGGCCCACCTGGTGATGGTCGACAACCCGGCGCATCACCCGTCCGGCGGTGACTTCTACATAAAGGACGGTGCGCTTCATGATGCCGCCCCCGGTGCCGATAACCTGACCTTCAGTGGCATTTCCGTGCTCGACCCGAAGTTGTTCGCGGGTTGCAGTGCGGGTGCCTTCAAGCTGGCGCCGCTGCTGCGTGACGCCATGGCCAAAGGGTTGGTGACGGGGGAGCACATGAGTGGACGCTGGATCGATGTCGGGACGCTGGAGCGCCTGGCGCAAGTCGAAACCCTGCTGACAGCGGGGCACTAG
- a CDS encoding PAS domain-containing sensor histidine kinase — MGFRYLLVIGCLCFPLIAGAVPAPATHQAQLDAGQREWLGQHPDLRVGVVLQAPYAQYDRRLQRLSGANVELMQWLAKALDIELTWRNFPNQEQLEAAVRDGEVDLAPGLLQTPAGLRLWLFSDPYMRVPQHIVGVRDGGTAVDLEKLDDQSRVAVRMPSAVADYLRSTYPSLNLQGVPMERQALQLLVSQQARYAVVDEAQLSRLSGETEFAGLAVVGDIGLPQLLRVATRRDWPELADIMQSALRAIPARDLDQLHTRWLQPKYPRVTESPGFWQNLTLLLGLLLLASLAVVFWQRRQQRGLEHNLLAAREESAARAAGAEALRLTQFSIDQSTVGILWVNWDSHVRYANLAAETMLGYAPGALIERPLIEFDPTLTMDRWLNLWKRARASEDGPQSFATSCLRADGSVLPADVSLSFLRFAEGEYLVVYLNDVTERRRALAALQESEARLQGIAANVPGLVFRLERLPRSEAIEFAYISQGSEGLVGYAPEVLSHPAMGIRSLVHPDDRASYHRTQDQAIETESNWAWQGRILTRLGEQRWADIKAVTRRLEDGAVVWDGIVWDISESKRIELELDASRAQLRELSAHLETVREEEKARIAREVHDELGQMLTVLKLETSMCELSYAQLDPGLHERLNSMKRLIAQLFQLVRDVATALRPPILDAGIASAIEWQARRFEARTQIPCLVQVPDNLPVLSDAKAIGLFRILQEALTNVMRHAQAHTVELTLVVEGAHLRLTISDDGAGFVQAPGRPVSFGLVGMRERVLIMGGHLSLDSEVGEGTTLSVTVPLD; from the coding sequence ATGGGTTTTCGCTACCTGTTGGTTATCGGCTGTTTATGCTTTCCCTTGATTGCGGGCGCGGTGCCTGCGCCTGCCACTCACCAGGCGCAGCTGGATGCCGGTCAGCGTGAATGGCTGGGGCAGCACCCGGACCTGCGGGTCGGCGTGGTGTTGCAGGCGCCTTATGCCCAATACGATCGGCGTTTGCAGCGGCTGTCCGGGGCCAACGTTGAGCTGATGCAATGGCTGGCCAAGGCGCTGGATATCGAGCTGACCTGGCGCAACTTCCCCAATCAGGAGCAACTGGAGGCGGCGGTGCGTGACGGCGAGGTCGACCTCGCCCCCGGCCTGCTGCAAACCCCGGCCGGTCTGCGCCTGTGGTTGTTCTCCGACCCGTATATGCGTGTGCCCCAGCACATCGTCGGGGTTCGCGATGGCGGCACGGCGGTTGACCTGGAGAAACTCGACGACCAATCCCGCGTCGCCGTGCGCATGCCCAGCGCGGTGGCGGATTACCTGCGCAGCACCTACCCGAGCCTCAACCTGCAAGGCGTGCCCATGGAGCGCCAGGCCCTGCAACTGCTGGTGAGCCAGCAAGCACGGTACGCGGTGGTGGATGAGGCGCAATTGAGCCGTTTGTCTGGCGAAACCGAGTTCGCCGGCCTCGCCGTGGTGGGCGACATCGGCCTGCCGCAGTTGCTGCGGGTGGCAACGCGACGCGACTGGCCGGAACTGGCCGACATCATGCAAAGCGCCTTGCGTGCGATTCCCGCCAGAGACCTGGACCAACTGCACACGCGCTGGCTGCAACCCAAATACCCGCGGGTGACCGAGTCCCCCGGCTTCTGGCAAAACCTCACCCTGTTGCTGGGGCTCTTGTTACTGGCCAGCCTGGCCGTGGTGTTCTGGCAGCGCCGCCAGCAACGCGGGCTGGAACACAACCTGCTGGCCGCCCGGGAAGAAAGCGCCGCCCGCGCCGCCGGTGCGGAAGCCTTGCGCCTGACGCAGTTCTCCATCGACCAAAGCACCGTCGGCATCCTGTGGGTCAATTGGGACAGCCATGTGCGCTACGCCAACCTGGCGGCAGAAACCATGCTCGGCTACGCCCCCGGCGCGTTGATCGAGCGGCCGCTGATCGAGTTCGACCCGACGCTGACCATGGACCGCTGGCTCAACTTGTGGAAGCGCGCCCGGGCCAGTGAAGACGGGCCGCAGAGTTTTGCGACCAGTTGCCTGCGCGCCGATGGCAGTGTGCTCCCAGCGGATGTGTCCCTGAGTTTCCTGCGCTTTGCCGAAGGCGAGTATTTGGTGGTCTACCTCAACGACGTCACCGAGCGCCGCCGGGCCCTCGCGGCCTTGCAGGAAAGTGAAGCGCGCCTGCAAGGGATTGCCGCCAACGTGCCGGGGCTGGTATTTCGCCTGGAGCGCTTGCCGCGCAGTGAAGCGATCGAATTCGCCTATATCAGCCAGGGCAGCGAGGGCCTGGTGGGTTACGCCCCCGAGGTGCTCAGCCACCCGGCCATGGGCATTCGCAGCCTGGTGCATCCCGATGATCGCGCCAGTTATCACCGCACCCAGGACCAGGCCATCGAGACCGAGAGCAACTGGGCCTGGCAGGGCCGCATCCTGACCCGCCTGGGCGAGCAGCGCTGGGCCGACATCAAGGCCGTGACCCGGCGCCTGGAAGACGGCGCCGTGGTGTGGGACGGGATTGTCTGGGACATCAGCGAGAGCAAGCGCATCGAACTGGAGCTGGATGCCTCCCGCGCGCAACTGCGTGAATTGTCTGCCCACCTGGAAACCGTGCGCGAGGAAGAAAAGGCCCGCATCGCCAGGGAAGTGCACGATGAGCTGGGGCAGATGCTCACCGTGCTCAAGCTGGAAACCTCGATGTGTGAGCTGAGCTACGCGCAACTGGACCCCGGCCTGCACGAGCGCCTGAACAGTATGAAGCGCCTGATTGCCCAGCTGTTCCAGCTGGTGCGCGATGTGGCGACTGCTTTGCGCCCGCCGATCCTGGATGCCGGGATTGCCTCGGCGATCGAGTGGCAGGCCCGGCGTTTCGAGGCCCGCACCCAGATTCCCTGCCTGGTGCAGGTGCCGGACAACCTGCCGGTGCTGAGCGACGCCAAGGCCATCGGCCTGTTCCGCATCCTGCAGGAGGCGCTGACCAATGTGATGCGCCATGCCCAGGCGCATACTGTCGAGCTGACACTGGTGGTGGAGGGTGCACACCTGCGGCTGACCATCAGCGACGATGGCGCAGGTTTTGTGCAGGCGCCCGGGCGCCCGGTGTCGTTTGGCCTGGTGGGCATGCGCGAGCGGGTGCTGATCATGGGCGGGCACCTGAGCCTGGACAGCGAAGTGGGCGAGGGCACCACCCTGAGCGTGACGGTGCCGCTGGATTGA
- a CDS encoding alpha/beta hydrolase family protein, whose translation MPLLHRSALPALCLSLLFTSAFCVEAADTPAPAPEKPVARQPLPERSQEEANALERQIPQQEQQQLQAGSDSFLALWKPANSGEPEGVVIIVPGNGESADWPQAIGPLRQKLPDAAWGTLSLSLPDLTLDTLPPRVIESPKAAVDTSSKDASTVAKPVEQAASAEAEGTDPAVVPGSDEQDKTDASRIFARIDAALAFAQTQNARSIVLLGHGTGAWWAARYLSEKQPAQVQKFVMVAAQTPAGREPDLQQLAPKLKLATADLFYQDSEQARKTALERSQASKRLKNDNYKQVSLKAFPDNSAAGQEQLYRRVRGWLSPQASGS comes from the coding sequence ATGCCACTTCTCCACCGCTCGGCACTGCCAGCATTGTGCCTGTCGCTGCTGTTTACCAGCGCCTTTTGTGTCGAGGCCGCCGACACTCCCGCTCCCGCCCCGGAAAAACCGGTGGCGCGCCAGCCTTTGCCGGAACGCAGCCAGGAAGAAGCCAACGCCCTGGAGCGACAAATCCCGCAACAGGAGCAGCAACAGTTGCAGGCGGGCAGCGACTCCTTCCTCGCCCTGTGGAAGCCGGCCAACAGTGGCGAGCCTGAAGGCGTGGTGATTATCGTCCCGGGCAACGGCGAAAGTGCTGACTGGCCTCAAGCAATCGGGCCATTGCGCCAGAAACTGCCGGACGCCGCCTGGGGCACCCTGAGCTTGTCACTGCCGGACCTGACCCTGGACACGCTGCCGCCACGGGTCATCGAATCACCCAAAGCGGCGGTGGACACCAGCAGCAAAGACGCGAGCACCGTTGCCAAACCCGTTGAGCAAGCTGCCAGCGCTGAAGCCGAAGGCACCGACCCGGCCGTGGTTCCCGGCAGCGATGAACAAGACAAGACTGACGCCTCGCGAATCTTCGCGCGCATTGATGCCGCCCTCGCCTTCGCCCAGACCCAGAACGCCCGCAGCATTGTGCTGCTCGGCCACGGCACCGGCGCATGGTGGGCGGCGCGTTACCTGAGTGAAAAACAACCGGCGCAGGTGCAGAAATTCGTCATGGTGGCCGCGCAGACGCCGGCGGGCCGTGAACCGGACCTGCAACAACTGGCGCCCAAACTGAAGCTGGCGACGGCGGATCTGTTCTATCAGGACAGCGAGCAGGCGCGCAAAACCGCCCTGGAACGTTCCCAGGCCAGCAAGCGCTTGAAGAATGACAACTACAAGCAGGTGTCCCTGAAGGCCTTCCCCGATAACAGCGCGGCCGGACAAGAACAACTGTACCGGCGGGTACGCGGGTGGTTGAGCCCACAAGCCAGCGGGAGTTGA
- a CDS encoding aminoglycoside phosphotransferase family protein, which produces MPDQDLRLQQLQVWLDEQLPRLFTAQGWGVVPPATLTAASSDASFRRYFRWDGDGRSFVVMDAPPPQENCKPFVDIAHLLEQSGINVPKIYAQDLLRGFLLLSDLGKKTYLDVIEAENADQLFVDAIDALLAFQQLPMEAPLPSYDVALLRRELELFPEWYVRRELGIEFDARQLALWQRVSDHLIDSALAQPKVLVHRDYMPRNLMISEPNPGVLDFQDAVYGPVTYDITCLFKDAFLSWPQARVREWQRGYWERAGALGIPVQADFEEFLRASDLMGVQRHLKVIGIFARICHRDGKPRYLADVPRFFAYIEAVLADRPELGELGELLASLRVEAVL; this is translated from the coding sequence ATGCCCGACCAAGATCTACGTTTGCAACAGCTGCAAGTCTGGCTTGATGAGCAATTGCCTCGCCTTTTTACCGCTCAGGGTTGGGGTGTCGTACCCCCGGCCACGTTGACTGCGGCCAGCAGTGACGCGAGTTTCAGGCGTTACTTCCGATGGGATGGAGACGGTCGCAGTTTCGTCGTAATGGACGCTCCACCCCCCCAGGAAAACTGCAAACCTTTCGTCGATATCGCTCATTTGCTCGAACAATCGGGAATAAATGTTCCGAAAATTTATGCGCAAGATCTGCTTCGCGGCTTTCTTTTGCTGAGCGACCTGGGGAAAAAAACTTATTTAGACGTGATTGAGGCTGAAAATGCCGATCAATTGTTCGTCGATGCCATCGACGCCTTGCTGGCTTTCCAGCAATTGCCGATGGAGGCCCCGTTGCCCAGCTATGACGTTGCGCTGTTACGTCGAGAGCTGGAATTGTTTCCGGAGTGGTACGTTCGCCGTGAGCTGGGCATTGAGTTTGACGCCCGGCAACTTGCCCTGTGGCAGCGCGTGAGCGACCACCTGATCGACAGCGCCCTGGCCCAACCGAAGGTGCTGGTGCATCGCGACTATATGCCGCGCAACCTGATGATCAGCGAGCCAAACCCCGGCGTGCTGGATTTCCAGGATGCGGTCTACGGCCCGGTGACCTACGACATCACCTGCCTGTTCAAGGACGCATTCCTCAGCTGGCCCCAGGCTCGCGTGCGGGAATGGCAGCGCGGGTACTGGGAACGTGCCGGCGCGTTGGGCATCCCGGTGCAGGCGGACTTCGAGGAATTCCTGCGGGCCAGCGACCTGATGGGCGTGCAGCGTCACCTGAAGGTGATCGGGATCTTCGCGCGCATCTGCCATCGCGACGGCAAGCCGCGCTACCTGGCGGATGTGCCGCGCTTCTTTGCTTATATAGAGGCGGTGCTGGCGGACCGGCCAGAGCTGGGCGAACTGGGTGAGTTGCTGGCGAGCCTGCGCGTCGAGGCGGTCTTATGA
- a CDS encoding response regulator, which translates to MIRVLVAEDHTIVREGIKQLIGLAKDLLVVGEASNGEQLLETLRHVPCEVVLLDISMPGVNGLEAIPRIRALNNPPAILVLSMHDEAQMAARALKVGAAGYATKDSDPALLLTAIRKVAAGGRYIDPDLADRMVFEVGLTDSRPLHSLLSEREFSVFERLAQGANVNDIAQQLALSSKTISTHKARLMQKLNITSLAELVKYAMEHKLL; encoded by the coding sequence GTGATCCGTGTACTGGTAGCTGAAGACCACACCATCGTTCGCGAAGGCATCAAGCAACTGATCGGCTTGGCCAAGGACCTGTTGGTGGTGGGCGAGGCGAGCAATGGCGAGCAGTTGCTGGAAACCCTGCGCCATGTGCCCTGCGAGGTCGTGTTGCTGGACATCTCGATGCCGGGCGTCAACGGCCTGGAAGCCATCCCGCGGATTCGTGCGCTGAACAATCCACCGGCGATCCTGGTGCTGTCGATGCACGACGAGGCGCAAATGGCCGCCCGCGCGCTGAAGGTCGGCGCTGCCGGTTATGCCACCAAGGACAGCGACCCGGCGCTGCTGTTGACGGCAATCCGCAAGGTCGCGGCGGGTGGGCGGTACATCGACCCGGACCTGGCAGACCGCATGGTCTTCGAAGTCGGCCTCACCGACTCCCGGCCCTTGCACTCGCTGCTGTCGGAGCGCGAGTTCTCGGTATTCGAGCGCCTGGCCCAGGGCGCCAACGTCAACGACATCGCCCAGCAGTTGGCGTTGAGCAGCAAGACCATCAGCACCCACAAGGCGCGCCTGATGCAAAAACTCAACATCACCTCCCTGGCGGAACTGGTGAAGTACGCCATGGAGCATAAGCTTCTATAG